CGTGATGAACGCCGTGATCAACAACCGCGTGATCCTCAGCCTCTTCGCGCCCGACATGCCGGGCTACGACGAGCTCAGCCAGATCGACAAGTCCGAGTGGGAGGCCATCTCGTACCCGGGGCTGAACCCGCAGGACGCGCTGGCCAAGTTCACGTCGGACCAGGCCAACTTCAAGAACACCCTTCGGCAGCTGGCGGCCAGCGTGTCGAAGTCGGCCGAGACCGTGGCGCTCTGACCGCGGATGGCGAAGAAGCTCAAGGTGGGCGACGCCATCAACGGGTACCAGATCGACAAGGTGTTCGGGCCCGGGGCAATGGCCATCTCGTACGCGGCGCGCAAGTCGTCGGGGCAGCGGGTGTTCTTCAAGCAGTACAAGTCGCCCTCCGTCACCGTCGCCTGGTACCGCGACTACGTGCGCTACCAGAAGGAGCTCAACCGCCGGATCGAGGCGAGCCCGGCGCGCAACTTCTGCGTGCGCGCCATCGACTCGTTCGAGGCGGTGTGGGGCGGGCGCACGTACTTCCAGGTCTTCGAGCTGGTGGAGAACGGCGCCGACCTGGGCGGCATCTTCGAGCGTGAGGCAGAGGCGAACGGCGGGCGCACGCTCGCCGTGCCCTTCAAGGACGCGCGGCTGTGGGAGCAGCACGTGATCTGGGCCAAGGTGCTGATGTCGGGCATCAACACGCTGCACGCGGCCAACGTGGCGCACGCCG
The sequence above is drawn from the Longimicrobium sp. genome and encodes:
- a CDS encoding protein kinase domain-containing protein; the encoded protein is MAKKLKVGDAINGYQIDKVFGPGAMAISYAARKSSGQRVFFKQYKSPSVTVAWYRDYVRYQKELNRRIEASPARNFCVRAIDSFEAVWGGRTYFQVFELVENGADLGGIFEREAEANGGRTLAVPFKDARLWEQHVIWAKVLMSGINTLHAANVAHADLKPDNAFLIEDPSIAAGFQLKLIDLDFSVLTDQTAPWHGHQGYVGTDNYRSPEHFTPGGIPGAPSDVFTCGLILYQLLTGRHPYWSEDQGEYARKAMAFEAPRPVLGGTMPAPA